The DNA sequence CTATACTCTTCATCACTCTCATCTTCCTCGCTCTCAGACCATCCACTCTCACTGTTATCACTATGACTATCATCAATTTCCTTCTCATTACTATCAATTTCAGAAGTATTAGTACCAATCTCACAAGCATGATCAATATATATAATAGAATTACCAAATTTCAAAGCATATGCATTCATCTCTCCTACAACATCATCATTCCACAATATAGTATAACTATCAAGTGAAGAATCTTCCTCGTGCCAATAAATTTTATAATCCTTATAGCCAAGATCAGTACTTACAAATTTATGACATACAGTAAGACTGATTCCATCTAAATCTTGGTCGTAAATGTATTCAACTTTACCTCCTTTGTAATATCTTATTCCATCCTTTGTAGTAAAATCCCCGCCGTGATGAATCTGTATGTTCACATGATATAACCCCATCTTcaagataataaaataattagGGTTTATCACTCAAATGTGATGAATGATTATGTGAAGCCTTAAATATTTACACATATACCTTGATGATGGCCAAACAAGCTTTCGATTCAACCCATTTGCTGTTGAATTACCTATCCCCAGTTCTCCGTTAACCCTAATTAAACCCTCAAAGTATCTTTTAACGTTTTTTTGGCTATTTGTACTTTAAATTGGAAGTTATAAAATGGGGAAAATATGTCTCACGTGATTTCTCCGTGTCTAATTTTGCCACGACATGTCCTGCTAGTTTCCAAgtcattttctttttatttttttcaattaACACATCATACACGACCAACGTCTGTTAGTCAATTTTTAACAGGAGGTCTCTAATTAAAATGTTTAGATGTATAATGATCGTAAAAAAATGTTTTGTAGTTCAgggtcattaaccaaaaacaacataAAGTTAAAGGACGAATGAATTGATTTTCCTGTTAAATTTTAATTGAACATGGagattaaaaaaatattaaaaaaaaataaaataaataagtaaaatgatagatcaattaatattaaatatataaagtTAGTATAGTTGAATAAAATAGTTGATGTAAGTGGGTGCAGTTAATTTTTATATTGCGCCCGTTTGAAAAATcctaaaataagtaacttatgacttaaaatgaataagtgatttataagtgataagtagatgaatatttataaattacgtaactgtttggataattttacttaaaagtcagaatttttttttacttaaatgaattaaaataaataatttttaaatataattatcttaattcatgaattttaaatttttgaatAATATTTACAAACATATATTTTTAAGGCTAAAGTTAATTAAAAAAAGCGGAAAAtgaaaataagttgagaaaaagtaccTTAGTGCTAACATTCAAATTATgaacttataagttaaatttacaacttataaCTCGTGTCGACAAACACTCATCGATAAATACTTATATGCTTGTAAGTGCATAAACTACTTATTATTTGTTAGCCAAACAGGCCcattataaattttttaatatttttggtaaattttaaaaTGTATAAAATTGAATAAGACAAAAGAAAGTATATAGAAATGAATGGGATATAGTGAGTACCATTTTGTTAATTGTTCACTGTGATGATGTTTGTCacatatattttaattaattaaataataaattccatgtaaaaattttaaatttcttatttaaatgaaatatttttttatctTGTGAAAAAGTTGAGGAGATGTAATTTTTAAATACGGTGCAACTAAAATTAATCAAACTCAAGCATATATGCATCTGCAAGTAGTTAAACCGATTTTTTTTATTGCATTTAAAGTTGCACGAGCTTgcaaaaattaatttagttaaatcGAGTCGCTGAAAAACATATTTTtgcaaaataattttgaaaaatagtataTTCGTAAATAAAAACATTTTTAttatgataatttttttttaaaaattattatgataataaaactaaataataataataatatatgttaACAATTTTATCTTCTGAAAATTCTCAATAGGAAATGATGAATCGACTTTTTGGGAGACAAAACATAAAAAGTTGAATGGGCGCAGGAAATGTAAATTACTAAAGAGACTGCATATAAAAATTTTACAAAATTGCATACCCCAACTTATTTGAAAATTTCAGGATATTCCtgaagaaaaaaataaaatagatTGAGGTTAAATTAAAATGGGTGTATGATATATTTATGTACAATTCAAGTCCTTGGCACCTTCTTCTAAATTATCATACCTATTATTTACAACTTCTTCCATTTACAACTAAAAATTAAAGAAATCATATCTTTTGCATTCAATTTAGTTTAAATCCAAAGCTCTTCAACTAACACACACCCAAtctttaaaaaataaaaaaacaaaccGACAGAAAATGTATCCTTCATAAAAACAGGATAAAAAGTACTCACCTTTCTTCTGTCCTATCACAAATAAAACTCTTGTCTGCATAAAATTAACTCTCTTTACATCCCTCAAAACCACTAACTTTCAAAAAGAAAACACATTCTCTAAAATAGGCACTTCATGTTATAACAAGAATCTAATGCTATAAGTGAGAAAACGTATAATGATTAAATAAAGGTGTTATAATTACCTAATTTAACAGGGCTAAAGATTCCATCTTGTTCTTGGGCTTTTGAGACCTCCCATCTTTGGACTCAAAACTATACTTACACATTACATACAAGtccatatatatatttttatcatCTCAAATTAATCAAATTACCCGATTCAATCAAAGTCAACTCATACCAGATTAATGATGATGAAGAGATCTGTTTAACTATAACCGAACAAATGGTTGCAAAACTTAAACTTTGACCTGCCCTCAAAATTACACACAACCCCATTTATATTTTCTATGTAAAGATTCAATCTTTGTATATTTTGTGTGTAAAGATTCAATCTTTTTTGTATTTTGTGTGTAAAGATTCAATCTTTTTAGGATTCCCATCATGGGTTTAGTTGATTTCTTGGGTTCTTTTGATTGGGAACAAGAATCTTACCCTCACTATGAAGATTTTCTACTTCTTCCTCTTTTTGCCTTGTTCTTTCCCACTGTCAGATTCTTTCTTGATAGACTTGTTTTTGAGGTACTATgattttttcttttttaattttgGTGCTTTTTTTAGATCCATTGTGATTGTATTATTGTCTAGTTGTGTTGATTATCTTGTTTTTAGCTTAAAGTTTCGAGCTTTAGGCTTTTCTGAGGTTGATGTTTAGTTTGTGTGTTGCTCCCTCCTGCAGTTTAATGTGATGAAACATAGTGTACAATACATTAAGGTAGAAGAATGTGCAATGATGgctttgttattattgtttatcGTGCTTTTATTAGTTAGGTAACTGGATGCTTAATACAGTCATTCATTAATCAGTATACTAGAGAAAATAACCAAGCACTATGCTGTTTGTCTCGAGCACAGGCTAACTCGTAGAAGTAGAGAGATGCCTTCCATAGAGAACCTCCCCTCCCCCCTCCAACACCTCAGAACCAGGATTAGAGTCAGTCTTTCTTCACTTGATTTCGTTAATTTTATTCTTACTATAAAGACTCTTGTAGGAAGGAATGTGTCTACTTTGATATTAAGTCATTTATAAGATGATTTTGTCCCCCTGCAGTATCTTACTTGCACAGGCTGAATGTTTAACTCATATATTTAGAGAGCCGCCTTCCATAGAGAACTCCCCCCCCAAAAAAAAGCACCAGGACTAGAGTCTATCTTTCTTCACTTGATTACATTAGTTTTATCCCTATCATAAAGACTTATGTAGGAAAGAATGTGCCTACTTTGATATCAAGTCATTTTTATAAGATTTTGTCCCCCTACCATACTTTTCTCAAGTACTACATTCCTTTTTAGTTCATATTGATGATTGCAATCACATAATTGAGTTGAGATTTTGATTACTTCAATATCAATGGTGGATTGAAATCAGTATGTACTATTTCAATCTTTGTCTACCATATAGAATAGGGAATACGGAATTTTAAATTTGTTCTATAGGACTTCTTTTTAAAGGCCACGATTTTCTAAATATTGTAAGTTTAAAATTATTAGTATTTTGCTTATATTTTAAATAGACTTATGTTGTGTTTGGTTGGGAAGAATGGAATGGAATGAATGAAATTAATGAATAACCATGGAGGTTGAGGGGAAGATTTGAAGAAAAAAGAAGTGAGTGAGTGCAAATATGTCATATTAAAAATTGTGAAGAAACCACCTATATAATAGTTCAAATTCCTTTCCATTCCCTCCGTTTACATTCACCCCAACCAAACAAAAATCTTAGTGGATGTTTGGGTGATGAGATTTGAACATGGTTAACAGGATGGGAATGATATTCTAGTACATTTTTGTTGGGCAATCTCATTCCCATTCCTGTTAACCGGGTTCAAATCTTATTATCCAAACTGCCACTGTGTTTCTTTGCCAACAAACAATGGTCTCAAACCTTTAGGGTACATGCGCATATGTTCGATCTGTATTATTAAAGCAATTTGTCCCATTCAGTATCTTCTATCTGGCTCAATGTTGTTGCTACTAACCCTAGAATGTCATTTTGATGTTAATTAGCTGAAAAATAAGAATAGCTCTACATTAGGTAAGCCGTCAAGATAGTTTGAACGGAAAAACTGTTCAAACTCATGGGTGACATGTTATACTGATAGGATTAAGTATCAAATTTACCATTATACAAATAGCGAAATATCAAATTTACCACCGATTAATTTGGGGTCTCAAATTGGCCATATTCACAGAAAATTGCTAATTTTCGATGATAATATTGAGATGTCGTTAGCTTAAAACCGACTTGAAAAGTGGCCAATTTGAGACTTTCCGACTTGAAAGTGGCCATTTATAGACCCCGAATTTTCGGTGGTAGATTTGAAACTTTGGTAATTATATAGTGGTCAACTTAATAATTAACCCTATACTGGTATATACCGAAAATAGCATGTACTGATAGAAACGACTCTCtttatgatttttttttctcaGACTGAAAAATCATAATGGAAATTTACATGTTGCAGAGAGTGGGAAGATATTTGATATTTGGAAAGGGAAAACAGAATATAGCCATAGAAACAGATGAGAGGAGAAAGAAAATACATAAATTCAAGGAGTCAGCTTGGAAATGCATCTATTATCTTTCAGCAGAGGTTCTAGCTCTTGCTGTAACCTATGACGAGCCTTGGTTCACTAACACTAGCAATTTTTGGACAGGCCCTGGTGATCAAGTGTGGCCAGAGTTGAAAACGAAGTAAGAATTCTAAAAAATAAACACCGAAAATTGTATTACTTTGAAAGTCGCTTCAGGTCACTCAGTATGTATATGGTATACAGCATAATAAGATCTTATTAGCTTACTAGCTTGAATCTCTGTATGATAACCAGGTTGAAACTGAAAGGTCTTTATATGTACGCTGGCGGATTCTATACGTACTCTATATTTGCACTGATATTCTGGGAAACAAGGCGTTCCGACTTTGGGGTGTCAATGGGCCATCACGTAGCAACTGCCATACTCATCATACTGTCTTATATATTCAGGTTTGACTAAAATGTATTTATTTTGGTTATAGTCTCAGTGCTGATAATAGTTATCCCGACATTTATACAGATTGGAATATTTTGAGCAATGGAATCACGTGTTTTGCTCAATATAAGGCTTTAATTGCTTATTCAGCTGAAAGAGGTCTAGGTGCTGATGAAATAATATTACTTCGCATGTCTACCTGCAGATTTGCTCGTGTCGGGTCTGTTGTTCTAGCTCTACATGATGCTAGTGATGTATTTCTTGAAGTGGGGAAAATGTCTAAATATAGTGGTGCGGAGGCACTTGCTAGCTTTGCATTTATCCTATTTGTTTTATCATGGGTTCTTCTTCGCCTCATTTATTATCCATTTTGGATTCTCTGGAGTACAAGGTGGGAACAACTTCCTTAATTCATATATTTGCCACTCCTGCAAATTCTTCCCAATATTAATATGTATTCTGAATTTTTGATAGGGCAGAACTTATGTTAAGCAGAGTACCATCTAATGGTCCTGACCAGTAAAAGAAGTAATTTTGACCACACCATTTTGTGTTAGTAAAGTGTTTTGAATTCCCGATACTGGAAATTATCAATTTGATATTTAAAGAGGATCATTACAACTGCACATTCAATTATTGCCCCAAATTTCTGAGTTCTGACACTGTTCTATGTTGGAATTCATGATCAAGTCCTGAATGACCATGCTTAGCAGGATTGCAAACACAGAAAATATGACATGGCTTGTACATTATCTATTTCCATATGTTGACAATGAGTTTCTTGGTAACCCATACGTGCAAGGGTATCGCTAGGTTTGTTACATGAAACATATAGCTCATGCCTGGTGTAATTGTAGGCACAATATGAATGCTAGAACCCTTTTTGTACAATATGCGTATCATACCGACTTCTCCACGTGCAGCAGTTGGTTTTATAAGTTCAACGTATGAACTAATATATATGATGATAAGATACTAAACAACTTTGTCTTGAACTCGTAGAATATCCTGAGGTATTGTGACCAATAACAGAAGTTGAAGGCTAAATACTTGCAACTTTAGTAGTCCAAGGTGCAGCAGATGTGATAGTTCTTTAGGATTGGACAGTGTATGCTTTTATTATTTGGTTGGCATCATGGCCCTAAAAAGATGCATGATAATATTATGTTTGTGTGGACAGACCTTTGGAAACTTTACAGACCATGGATATTGTGTTTTTGTGTTGTATAGCTTTCATGTTTTGTTTGTTTGCTTCATGATACTTTAATTCATCTGCTATTAGTCTTTTTAGTTATCATGGTTGTGCAAGTAAGATCATATAATGTATAACTATCTAGCCGGTCAATATTCTATCTGAGTATCCTAAAAATCTTCTCTCTAGGTTTTAATGCATACTCCAGTTGTGCCACAACCCACAACGAATTTCTGTTTCATAAAAAATTGGTTGCACTCAAAGACTATAATACATTATATAGACACGCTGCACCAACTTTTGCGTATTCCTATTATCTCATATCTCTTTCTTTCCTTTTTCGGTGCAGTTACGAAGTCCTTCAAACATTGGACAAGGCAAAGCATAGTGCCGAAGGACCGATATATTACTATGTGTTCAATACTCTGCTCTATTGCTTGCTTGTCCTTCACATTTACTGGTGGGTGTTAATGTATAGGATGCTTGTTAAACAAATCCAAGCAAGAGGACAACTCAGTGATGATGTTCGATCGGGTAAGTTTAGACAAGTGAATGAATATGTTTGGATATTTAATACTATATGTCTGGATCTGGAATGCATTTGCATTCATGTGGGTGTGGTATGATTTCAAAACTGAGCACAATTGGGTCCTCCCTTTGTAACTGATCTTTACTTGGAACTTGTATAATTTTTTATgcagattctgaagatgaaaaTGAACATGAAGATTGAAAATGTTTCGGGATTCAATAAATGGCAGAAGGTGATGTAACAATTGTCAAAGTAGTTGATTCTTTGTAATAAAATATACATATagataattacataattaaagaAGTAAGATGATAAGATCTTTCATTATACCATTATAGTTTTTGGAACAATCAACCAACATGAGCTACTGGGACGTACTTGAAACCTCTTGACATTTGATCTGATtatgtttatttttttatttcgaCTCATAGTTTATGCTGAtaaaaaaacaaattattttctgtTTACTTCTCTGCAGATGGTAGAATTAAGAATTATACTTAAAGTGTTCAATTAAAACACTTGTCGCCAGTAATTTCCTTAGAACTGGAGGAACAATGTATATTTATTTGAGAGCAGCTCAGGAAGCATGTCGAAGGAGGGGATGCTTGGAGCATTCCTGGTAAGGAGGGAAGGTTTGGTTAAAGCTAAGGAAGCATGTCGAAGGTTTATTTGAGGTCATGGCATGTTCAATCCATTTGTCAATGTATTTAgggtttttttttgaaaatttaacaCTGAACCTCTATCAGCTGGAATACTCCTGATAAAATCTATTGTAACCATTGTATTTAACCAAGCTCATATTGATGTCCGACTGTCGCCTTGCTTCCATTTTGAGTAAATTCACACGAGAAAAGCCTTTAAATTGTAGAATTTTGTTCTTTCTTACGTCCATTTCAATTGTGATACTTTGCTGATATTTCTTATGCAGATTGCTATTGAAAGAAACTAAACTTGATTGCTGTATATCTACGACAAGTATTTAAAACCTTCGCCCGGTATGTGGTCTAGACAAAATGCATATCTGATGGTGAAACCTTAGATTCTTTCAGATCATTGCATCAAAAAAATGCACATATAAGAAATATCAGCAAAGTAATATTCAAATTTACTTTAGAACTGACTATCCATCTCTAATATAATTGAATCTTCAGTAAAAAAAATTAACTCTCCTTGCCTGAAGAAGTTGAATGGTATCTCTAAAATGCTTAGCACACGGGACTAGCTTATGGTTTTTTTTACTTTGTTTGGGTGAAGCGAAGAGACTAAGGAAGCATAACATATGGCATCTACATGAAAGTTCATATCTGTGCAAGTTCTATATCAAACAAGTTAACCAAAATGCAAAAAAGAAAACACGGTAAAAAAAAGTAACCTTTTACTACTCTGAGCGTTTTCCTACCATACATTTCACTGAAAACAAACATTTATGCTACGGCTAACTCTCGACAAAATCCAGCAACagaattttttagaaaaaaataaaccATACAAATTGAACCATAAATCTAACTACCCTGTAAGATCACAAGTCTTTCCATCTTATTAAAAGCTTTGCCTGAATGATCATAGAGAGATACCTTGATCTCAAAACTGGCATGAAGTGCCAAGTCTCTGCTTCTGCTTCTGACCAAGGTTCACAGATTTCCGCTGAGCGAATGTGGAGCCCAAAAGCTCTTGGAACTTCTCTAGAAACAGAGACCACTCTTCATCTTTCATGTTTGAAAATTCCACAAATCTAACACTGGCTGAAACCTGCTCACCTGCAGTCTTGTGTCCAGAAAATTGTAGGTACTTTGACTTCTCATATAAACTAGTGTTCTTGAGTGACACAGATAGCTTGGGAACATTAGACATCTTTGCAGAAATTCCATTGTCTTGCTTTTCACCTTCAACTTCCTCCTCCTCCTGAATGCTTTCCTCTAGCTTGCAAAGTGAACTGTGACTGTTAAAATTacctccaactccaaattgaaTTGGAGGTTGAATCAATAACATGTCTGATGTAGAGTCATGGCTCGATTCTTTACAGTCTATGTCAAATTGAAACTCTCTTTCTTCTGCATCAGCCTTGATGGGTACAACTTCCCTCTCAGACATCAGTCTTCTTGCCTCTATGCACACAAACTCAAGCTCACTAGGTTCCTCTTCACCATGGTGAAATTCCCTGCTCATCATCTCACCAATCTCAGCAAGGCAGAGTCCAAAAGCAGAGGCTTTCTTAAGAAAAATTGTGCAGAGAATAAGAACTCGGAGACAAGCCTCCCGAATCATGGGAAGTTCTCTTCGCAGCATCTCAGAATCCTGAAATGGATCTAGCTTCTCTATATACTCAAGTTCATATTTAGAAAAGGGAATTGAAGCCTGGGCCCAGTGGATCCATTCAAAATATGGATCCTCTAAACTTTCTGGCAAACAGAGCCCATGATCGATTGGAATTATTTCCACTTCCCCAAACCTCCCTTCGGCATTCAGTTCCCTGACCAGAAGGTTACCTGCATGTCTATCGGTATTTAAAATCCTAATATCTAGAATCCCTATTCGATGAACGGTGGCAACAGGGAAATTTGATGTCCCGTGATCACTGGCATCAAAATCATGGGGGATAAATTGCTGAAATGATGCAATCTTGCTCACAAGATTTTTTCTTTCAGATTTGTTTCCATTAACACTATCATTAACATTGAAGATTGAGTGAGTGATCTTTACCAGTGCAGTGGGTGGTACATTGGCAaagtggtcatagtcaaggatATAAGCAGCAACTTCTCTAAATCCTGTTTCCCCAACCCGTACAGAATGCTTCAAGCCTGGTTGTCCAAGCGCTTTTCCCGCGAAGCCTTTGGGGTTATTTGGTGCAAGAGGTTCTTCGTCAGTTGGCTTTACTATGGCAACACTCCCACCTTGACAGTTTCTGAAATAGTATGCACCCCCAAGCCCACTACAAACAGGAACAGGATCAACCCCAATCTTAATTCCTCTGATAATTTCCTCGACAAGCTGTTCCATTTTGACAAGACTTTTACAATGAGTCAATATCTCGATTGGACAACTCTGATCTCCTTGTTGAAGATCTGTCCTAATGGCCGAGATACAGGGAGTTGACGAACTTCTGTGCAGTAAATTTCGGGTAAGAAGAAGAGGAGAATCATTCCGAATGGCACTCAGGTCGTTCTTAAGTACCATGTCTCCGAATGTCAATGAGCTCTCTTCGACTGGAACATTCAGAGCAATCTGCAACTTCCTCTTCACAGTATGAGCATTGTCACCGCGATCCAAATCCATCCCCAATACACAACCAGTTTCGGTCTGCACAAAAACACGCCTCCTTCCTGCAGGTTTCCATTTCATCCTATTTTTCCCCTGGGCTTCTCCACCAAATAAGCTGCTAAAGACTGTCATTGAAACCTGTACTTGATCTGGAAACTCTCTTGGAAAGGAAGAGGCCTTCTTCTCACTTTAAAGAGAGTGCTAACCTCAGAAACAGATTTCAACCGAACGAGATGGCATGATTTCACATTGTATTATATCAGCTTAGCAAAAGAGCAATGTGTTTACAGAAATCCATCACTTCATTCAGAAATGCATCACCAGATCAGTAAATCAATATCTGCCAAAACTGAAACACAATTGAATCAACTAATGCACTGTGAAGTCCATGTGTGAAAAGTAGTTAGTCAATATGGATCATCATAGACTCAAAGCTCTTTTTACAACAAAATCATAAGTCTTGGCCAACAATAACACCAACCAAAGGTTTGGCACTAAATACCACAAATATACGCATCGGAAACATGCGTATCGCTAGAAAAAGTGAAATAAAACTTTCACATGCGTAACTTTTAAAAATTAGGCCAGCATCTTTCCAATGTGTGTCAATTGCGTATCTGAAACACGCGCTTGAGAGATGCGTATCACTCAACTACGCGTGTGAGAGATGCGTATCTCTCGTTTGAGAGATGCGTATCTCTCAACTACTCATGTGATATCCGCTTATTTCGCGTGGTCTTTGGGACACTCCCTTTTTGATTGTGTTATTTAAGCATCATTTCATCATCACAAAAAAAGAGATAAAAACAGGCATCATGTTATGATTTGAATAATTACATTGATCACTAATCTACAAATAGATAAGATTACTAAATTATCAATTAAGCCAAGTGCATCTCATTTACCCTATCACCATGTCCGTAAAcaaaaaaaatgttttttttaaatcatttttttagAATTATTTGGTGAACGTAGGTACTAGTAGTATTATCATCCAAGAATAATCTCAATAATCATCAGTGTATGTTTTGTTGCTCATTAAAGGATAAATATAAAAGTCATCAGTTGATAATCTAAATATTCGTCAACAGATAAACCTGTCAACGAGTATTTCTTACATTTTTCATTAAGTCAAGTATTGTCGTTTTCCGGAAAAAGGTAAGATCTATATTCATATAATGTGGCGCCATTCGGCAAGTGAGGGAATCTACTTGGGATCACAGAAAAAATAACGGATTACACATAACGGACTCGCACTCATAGCCATTAATCAATCAGCGCCGCAATTGGCAAATCAGGGAATACAGCAATGAGCTGCAAGAGTAGCTAAGCTCAGTATGACATCTTCCGATTTCAGTAGATTTTACCAAAATGATTCCATAAAGCTTCTACACATTATCGAATTTAAGTAAATTTTATATCAGCCCGAAATTAACATGTATATGAACACAAACGCAGAAAGAAATAACCCCGAAATATAATCCAACACCGCTAGAAAGCACAATTATTTCTATACAAGACAAATAacatacaagtagaatgagaACATGATTAAAATCAATCAACACATACTACATGTCCACACATAGCACACGAGAACATGATCAAATTCGATCAAACACTTGTTACAAGTTTCACACACATAGTTATTAAGTAAAATCAATA is a window from the Apium graveolens cultivar Ventura chromosome 1, ASM990537v1, whole genome shotgun sequence genome containing:
- the LOC141673691 gene encoding ASC1-like protein — its product is MGLVDFLGSFDWEQESYPHYEDFLLLPLFALFFPTVRFFLDRLVFERVGRYLIFGKGKQNIAIETDERRKKIHKFKESAWKCIYYLSAEVLALAVTYDEPWFTNTSNFWTGPGDQVWPELKTKLKLKGLYMYAGGFYTYSIFALIFWETRRSDFGVSMGHHVATAILIILSYIFRFARVGSVVLALHDASDVFLEVGKMSKYSGAEALASFAFILFVLSWVLLRLIYYPFWILWSTSYEVLQTLDKAKHSAEGPIYYYVFNTLLYCLLVLHIYWWVLMYRMLVKQIQARGQLSDDVRSDSEDENEHED
- the LOC141673695 gene encoding phosphatidylinositol 4-kinase gamma 7-like gives rise to the protein MTVFSSLFGGEAQGKNRMKWKPAGRRRVFVQTETGCVLGMDLDRGDNAHTVKRKLQIALNVPVEESSLTFGDMVLKNDLSAIRNDSPLLLTRNLLHRSSSTPCISAIRTDLQQGDQSCPIEILTHCKSLVKMEQLVEEIIRGIKIGVDPVPVCSGLGGAYYFRNCQGGSVAIVKPTDEEPLAPNNPKGFAGKALGQPGLKHSVRVGETGFREVAAYILDYDHFANVPPTALVKITHSIFNVNDSVNGNKSERKNLVSKIASFQQFIPHDFDASDHGTSNFPVATVHRIGILDIRILNTDRHAGNLLVRELNAEGRFGEVEIIPIDHGLCLPESLEDPYFEWIHWAQASIPFSKYELEYIEKLDPFQDSEMLRRELPMIREACLRVLILCTIFLKKASAFGLCLAEIGEMMSREFHHGEEEPSELEFVCIEARRLMSEREVVPIKADAEEREFQFDIDCKESSHDSTSDMLLIQPPIQFGVGGNFNSHSSLCKLEESIQEEEEVEGEKQDNGISAKMSNVPKLSVSLKNTSLYEKSKYLQFSGHKTAGEQVSASVRFVEFSNMKDEEWSLFLEKFQELLGSTFAQRKSVNLGQKQKQRLGTSCQF